The nucleotide sequence ATCGTATCCCAGTAGTAGGCATACAGCTCCGCATCGCGAAACAGAAaatgagctgctgcagtgcgaGAGAAGTCCGCGCAGGAAACGGACGGCAGGACGCTGTGCCAGCACACCTGCGTACTCGGTAGCGCAGCTCGCGGGGACGGCGCCTCGACGCTGTCAGAGGCCGCAGCGGGGGTAGCACGGGTGTCGTACACGCGGAGCCAAAatggtgcagcgccggcatccTCAGTCGTTGTCGTTTCAATCGAGTCTGAGTAGGCGATCCACCCTAGCGTGCCATCGTCGCACCGAGTGCTGATCCACCAGCCGCCAAACACGTCGCGGTATCGAGACGCCTCGAGTAAGACGGCGCCCACAGGAACTGTGCCAACGGCCTCGCCCAGCGGGCCGGCGTAGAGGGGCGCCTCTTTTAAGGCACCCCAGAAGAcgggggagcggctgcggcgcggtAGGCCTttcggcggcgcagaagacTGCAATGAGGTCGATGCGGTCACCGAAGCCATGGTGCTGGGTGGAAACGCTCTCGCACTTTGAAACGTTGGTCGCCGCCGGGGTGCCGGAGATGAAAGTGGGGGGGCGTCGCCCGTCCctcgaggcggccgaggctgcttcgctgccgacgcgctgctgcctttggcggcgctcttctctccaTTGCGCTCCCTGCCCATGATTTGGCCAGGAGAGGAGGCTGTCGGACGGACGGACGTGAACGGACACGGGCACCTTCCCTCACACAGCAATCATGTGCTGCAGTGGTACCTGCGGAgacgggggagggcagaAAGTCGTCCATGTCGCCAAGCAGGTCGAATACcagcagagagaaaaagcaACATAAGAAAAAAACAACGGGAAAACAGTGAAGGACGTCTCCACGACACTGAGAAGGGGAGGCTTCATCAGAAACGCTTCGGTGTACTGTGGAGTTCTTCCTTGTCCGCCGCACCTAATTTTCGTTTCTCGTGTGAtacagcgccgccaccgcatccTAAACGGGTGGTTTCCATTGCAGAGCCACTCATGGTAACAGCAGCACTTGACTACGGAGTTGCaacgcaccccccccctccacatcAAAATGCATCAGCCTACCTCACGGAGGGCGTCTCTTACAATACATCGCTTTGGCTGTTGTGTACGTCTCGTccacacatatatatatatttatgCAAgcatatgtatatatatatatatcaaTGTGTTGTTCAGCAGAGAGCCGTCGCACTCCGCAACCAACGAAACACATGTGCCGGAAAAGATGATGAGCGACGAGAAGcatctcctctccctcccccttcccccgcgTAAAACGGAAAAAGatgagcaagagagagagagaattCGTCTCAGGCAGCAAATCTCgtagagagaaagagagagagtcatCCTTTCGATGCAACGGtggtgccccccccccacacacacacacagacatctTCAGCATCGCGACGACGAGAAGAACAGGGAGGCACATGAAACGAGCGTGAGGGCGTCCGCCCTCTGAAACATGCGAGGGCATCCCATACACGCGGCATGAGGATAGCCCCTCCACAACAGACGGAAGCACTCACAGTACCCCATTGCGACCTCGCCTCTCCCACGGCTTCTCCCATATCAAAAAACTGGACAGTTGTGGCTCATTCTCCTTTTATCGATCCCGCCTAGTTGGGATGGGATTTCTGCCGGAATCGCTCCTTCAGCaaacgcagctgctcctccaggCGTCGATGCATCTGTAGCACGTTGCTCAAGGTCCCTGTTTTGTGTGTGGATGACGCATAGAACTGCGTTGACggtgcccgctgcgccgcgctgccctccTCAGCTATTGGCGACAAAAGTGAGCCTCGAAGGCGGGTAAAGGATGCGTTTGAAGGTGTTGCCGTCCACCTCACAGACGGTGGCGGATGAGCTTGCAGCGCATCAGAGAAGGAGGGCTCAGATGAGCGGATCCCCTGAGGCGGTACATACTTGTCCTCatccggcgctggcggcgacaGGAGTGCTcggcgcgagctgcagagATAATACGGCTTGCCCAAGACCTGCTTCGGCCGATGTGTCTGCCATGCCCCGTGCCGCgagcgcaccgctgctgctgcggtgggcCGCATGAAAGGCGCGCGCATGGAAGTCGGAGTAGCCGCGCCCGTCAGTGACGACCGACGCGAAGCGGAGGACGAGTTCATTGCCGCGGCAGAAGGCACGGGCGTTGCATCCACGACACAGGGTACGAAATGTGCGCGCTCCTCAACCGAAGTGAGCCGCGCAAGCGCTATGGCactggaggtggtgggcgaCATCGGCTCCTCcgacaacagcggcggcgtttcTCGGAGAGCTGCTCGTggagacgcgcacgcggggCCGTGCGCAAGGCGAGGGGGCAGCTGTTGCGTGGCTGGCCGCCCGGGCGACTCTTGCAGCATCTCTAGGTCTTGTCCACGCTGCTTGCGGTGCCGATAAGAAACGCGCGCTACACTGTCTAAAGCACACTGTGACGAGCAGCACGGTTCCACCAGAACCGTCCTCAACGTCAGTGACGGCGCCAAAGGGAGCGCGGGAGGAGAAGAGCCTCGCGAGGCCGAGAACACTGGGAAAGACAGCTCTGATGGGACTGGATTGCTCTCAAGCACCTCCGTTAGAGGCGCTCGCTTGCGCCGATGTCGACGTGATCGTTCTGACGCCTTTGACTCTTCGCGAGGTCCTGTTTCCGTCACTGGCACCACTGTAGTTTCCTGCTTAGCGTCGTCTGAGGGatctcgcagcagcggcggtgtcgccgtTCGAACTCGATCGCGATCCTCTGGGGCAAACACCTGCGCATGCACTGGCTCACCAGCATAATTACGCACCTCATCGAGCGGTACAGGAGGCGCCATCCTCTTCGTCCGTTTTGTCCGCTTCGCCGTGCGGCGACGCCTGACCTTCACGCCGCTTTCTTCGGCTGCACCCGGCATGTTTTCGAGTGCCGGGGCCGCTGCCTCTGGTCCATCTACTTCGGTGGCAACGATGACTGTTACGGAGgtggacggcgacggcatctCGCGCACCACGACGGTCGGAGACGAAACACTATTCGAGAGAGAGGTCTTCGCGACCAATGTCGGCTGCACTGGCGGTGCGGACGTGTTCAGGGGTGCCTCTAGCGCCACACAAGGTGTGGCTGTGCGCAGCCAGTCGAAAATGGCCGCTTCCTTCTGCTTTGACAGATACGAAGCGTCGAGCGCGGCTCGAGGGGACGTGTTGGTGTCGAGCGCAGCAAGGGAAGCCACAGCTGCTGTCCGAGTCGCTGCGACCGGGTTCGAGgtcagcggcaccgtgcCCCTGACAGACTTTGTTGGTGTGGCAGGTTGCGCACGTTGGAGGTCTTCGCCAGCTCGAGGTGCTTTGGCGCGCTCTGCGTCGCTTTGCGCATccacagcagctccgccgctgGAGTCCGCTGCGGACGGAGGAAGTGGCCGGTAGTACCGCCTCTGCACATATTTAAGGCGAATCCACTTCATTACGTTGGCTGAGGTGTCCCGTTCCCCAGGTTTGACGTAGCTGGTCGGAATGGTGGCCTCGTAGGCCCGCTTGGCGCGCTCGTTGCCCATCTTTGACATGAAGGTGATCTGCTCCGGTTCCCAGAGATCCATCGTGCAGCTTTTTACCTTGCTGATATGCACGCCCAGCTGACGATGcaggccgctgcagcggatgCAGATGAAGATGCCGAGATTCACGCTCGCCCACGTCGGGTGACGCGCGCTGCAGTCCATACACTCATCATTGGCGggctgcttcagcagctctAGTAGCTGTCGTTGATTTCGCTCCTGCACTTCTTTGGTCTGCCGCTGTACGGACGCCATGTAGACGCAGCGCCCGCAAGAAGGAAGCGATTGTGGGGTGCCACGtgggacggcggcggcggagggggtgggcgcttgtgggagggagagggagaaacaAGGTGCGAACGGGCTCGGTTTCTCTGATTCGTCggcagcgaaaaaaaaaacgccgCCACGTATACGACCCCACCAACGCCCTGGAGCAAGAAGAAACACAAAGCGGCGAAAAGCACACAACAACGACAGAAACCAAACATagacagagcgagagacacCGCCGGGGACGCACGAGGTGACTGGTGCGGATGCGACAACACCACGTGGTGTCACCTCCGCAGTTagtctctccctctgtaGCTGACGTTGTTGTGCCCGCGGCAATTCGTCGATTCCACGCCGCTAGAAAGCGGCAGTGGGAGGTGAAGGAAGGAACAAGTCggtctctgtgtgtctgtgtgtgtgtgtgttactCTTTGCGGTGGTGGCCTATTTCTTATTCAGTCTAGTGTGGTAAGCACGTAGGCTCCCTGTGTGTGAGGTCCTCCAGCACGCGTGGACGAAGAGGGAGCGAAGGAAAGGGACCATCGATCGGGAGAGacgcgccaccagcgcagcgcggAAGGACAGGGCCATGAatggcacacacatacatgtgtgtgtgtgtgtgtgtggttgggggagggagggagcgggtGACGGACGTGTGCAGCCAAGCCCGAACCAcaaaagggaagagaggagagcgagcgagagaaggcACACAAGTGAGGAGAACGTGCGCAGTGCACGTGCACCGATAAAGGAAAAACCCACGCATCCATACATCATCTCACGAGGCAGCCGTGAGCAGCGACAGTGAGTCTGCTGAAGCCGGAtaaaaaaaggaaggagcCTGGTGCGCTGTGTGAGCCTAGCAGAGCGCCAGAAACAGCGTGCTCCCTCTATCCTTATCACTCCCCgtcgcaaaaaaaaaaaaacaaagaactGATGCGTGCCGAAGCGCAGATGCTGAAGGCAACTGCAATGGACGTGGATGGCGAAGAGGCAGGTCATGCTAAaccctctttctttttctacTTGCTTTATTTTTCTGGTCGCTCGTTTccgccgtgctgcaccgTGCGAAGTATGATTTCTCTGGCATTGCACAGGGCACATTGGTTCTCCTCTTTTCCCGCCTTTCTCGCACCGGCACATATGCTCAAAATCTCACACACCCATCTTACCAGCACGCCTGAAATTGTCCTGCGCGCACATCTGCGACACAACGAATGAAGGAGGCACCCCACCGACAGagggcggcgaagcagcaaTGGGATAAGAAGTCCTAGCAtcaagcgagagagagagagacatcaTGCCCGCGGGGCGAATAAtaacagcaaaaaaaaaaagaaaggcgaAACAAAATGAGAGGAAGCATCCGTGAAAGCGTGCGCGAGGAGATACagggtggggaagggggggcgGGAACATCGACGACAGCATCGGaggcatacacacgcaggaagagcgcgcgagcgagagacggaGTGTACATGCGTGCACGACACAAGCGTAtcgggagaggagagagtggCGGTCCAACAAGCAACAAGATaaatacgaaaaaaaaagtccttcctcttttgttgttgtttaCAAAATAATAGCCTCTGCGTGGGCCGCAGTGCTCACCTTTTCGGAGTGCATGTGTGGACATGCAGGAGATGGGGCTTGGTGTGAATGGAGCTTGTTATTGATGCCctgagagagggaagggagaagaaCAGAGAAAACACATGGGCAGACAATAATAACACAGCTCAGCAAAGGAGATCGGAGGCCGAGCAAGAATCACGTTTCAAGTGCAACGACAAGGAAGGGCACCCGCGCATCACTCGCTGCTGCATACGTATGCCCCTCGCATCCTCGTTTTCATAGTGACGAGTAGATGTGGTCCTCAGACAACACGCGTCCCCACTCACCAACCGCGACGCGTCCTCCACCCTCATCGGTTTCCGCCTTGCTCCGATTCGCTTCCCTCACGCGGACTATTCGCGTTAAGAAGCccaacgaaacaaaaaaacatCGACAATGAAATCCGCCCTCGACCCGACACCTTCATGAGTTTCACACCCCGCAGGCGCGCTGtacaaaaagaaagagaaggcatctgcagaaaaaaaaaacaggacAACAGAACGAGACGGGAGACTGCGCGCGTTGCCAGCGCCCGAGCACACACTAGGCGAGATGGGCAACAACACTAGCAGCCAACAACAGCAAAGCAAAAGGGAGCCGACAAGAAGACTACAAAAGGGTGAGAGAaccagcgagagagagagagagagcatgAGAGGAAGACAGAAGGCGCGCCAAAGAAAGCAAGAGAATCGTGAGaaacttttttttttcgtgtgtgtagAGCTTAGGTAAGGCTTGGGGTGTgcgaggggaagagagaggtgtgCGCCGAgaatgtgtgcgtgctctcATCACGAGCGAGCCTATCAGCTGCCGTGAGCCTCTGTGCACGTGTGGGAGGTGACACGTTGTCTGTCAAATAGAACGCCAAGGAGGCATGCGCTCTCGTGtccacacagacacgcatcCGCAAGCGCGTACAACACGGTGGACTACGAggtggaaaaaaaaaagaaaaacacaaGGTGGGGACAGTACTTGAATCACCGTGTTCTACCTCTTGAACCCTGGCGCAAGACAGCGACGGACGTCTTTCATTTACTTGTCACGGAGGTCGCTCAGCACGCACCACCCAGCGTCAATGCTAAAGGGAGCTCGGCTATCTGTCGCTCAAGTCGTTGGTCGACGCAACGAACACAAGCGCCTTCGCTCCCTCAGCTTGGCACGTCACCTTGCCGTACGGCACCGCAAAGCAGTCGCCGGCGTTTACCGTCGTCCCGTTCACCTTGGCAGACCCCTCCAAGCAGAAGCCCAGGCCTATCGTCGGCAAGGTCACGGAGGTCGTCCCTTTGCCAGAAGCGTGCTCGTACTGCATGCGGTACAGCGAAAAGTCCGGGAACTGTGCCGGTGGCCGGTAGTACTGCACCTGCCActgcgccgcgtcctcgctgctcttcttctcgtgGCGGGCAGACGCAAGCCCGGTCGTGTCGTACTTCAGCATGCTTATGAGCGTCGGCACATCCTTCCACTTCGGCGTGAGTCCAGCACGCACGACGTTGTCGCTGCATGCCATGATCtcgacaccgtcgccgctgatATACGCGTGCGGCTCGCTGTCCGATAAGAAGAGAGCCTCCCCGGGCACCATCTGTACGTAATTGAGGAAGTAAACCATCCAGCAGCCGACATCATCCGGGTACTGCCTGTAAATGCGAACAAAGAGCTCGTCCTCGGCACACTGCGCGCCCGTCTCCTCGAtgcgctggaggtgcaggcgcagcgccttcgTGACGATGTCGTCCGAAGCAGCGTACACGTTCGTTATCATCGCTTTCAGCGACTGCTTCTCTTCGTCGCTGTCCGTTGCAGGCAGCGCGCTCTCCGGCGCCATCATGTACTGACCCAGcaccgcgtcggcgcccacaagctccgccagctccggGATGCGCTTCAGATACGCGATGATGGCGCCGAGCGGTCGGAAGCAGCAGAGTGCCTCAAAGGGGGTCAAGGCGCAAATGAGCTCTGGCTTGTGGTTCGGGTCCTTGTACTTATCCGGCCTCGCTGCGTGCAGCTTCTCGGCAAGCTTCTTGCACGGGTGCGCCTGGATGGACAGCGCCGTGCGAATCGACAGAATCTTCAGCAGGTAGGGCACTGTGTCACGGAAGGTCGTGGCCTGGTGAGCTTCTGAAAAGTACTTCTTTTTATTCTCTGGCTGCTTCAGGAActcctcgagcagctgcgcgtcgccgtcggcgatCCTGGACGGGCAGTTGGGGTGCGTGCCTACCCACAACTCCGCAAACATCTTGCCGGACTTGTCGTTCGTCAAGCCCTTCATCTTTGCCACGAAGCTGGACGCGGCATCCTTGCCCCAGGCATAGTCCTGATGGCCCACTTCAAGCTTTACGAGCTCAGACATATGCACAGAGCGCAGTTGCTTGCGTGGAAGCTGGTGGTTAGGCggaggaaggaagaggaggcacgggacgggtggcggtggtgacagTGTCTAGTATGACGAGAAGGACAGGCACGTGAGGTTACTAAACAGCCCACCAAACAATATTATATTGCTTTGCTCTTGGCCGCTTGAAACCAGCGAGACACGCCGTACGTGCACGAGTGGGGCCACTGCTTCTGGCTTGCCGATGATTTTATATATATCGTTTCGTGTAAAGAGAAACAGCAGGAAACGTGGGCCGAAAGCGGCTGAGGAATATGGGGAGGAGTGGGGGAGAGACTGAAACCCGATGAGAAGAATGCCAAGAAGCAGTGCGACGCGTTACCGGGACAGAGCAACAAGGGAAAGGAAGAGCGACGCAAGCGAATCGATCAAGGGACACCGGGGGAATAGCTGTGCTGTTGGGTCCGTGGTTCATGTAGCAGGTTCTCTCGCGGAGAGGTGTGTGGGCGAACGTGTAGGTTAATGTGTTGGCGCGTTATAGATGGAAAGGGGAGACGAAGAGGGAAAAGATAGAAGCGCGGCACGGTGCGGCGGAAAGCAGCGTGGCTGCGGTCTCAAGTGATACGCGCGAGAAGCGCCATGGGCTtatccctctcccctctgaGACATCGCGCTAGCGTGCATCCGTAAGAATGGCGGCGAGACGCGATGCGGTGTGTCGCGGCACAAGGGCCACAGCAGGCACAGGTGAACGCAGCTCACCCCGCACAAAGGGCAGCGTTCGCCTGCGGAGGCAGGTTCGTCGGTCGCTTTCTACCTTGTAGGGATTTGATAGCAGTGAGAAAGTGGAGCAGTGATCGCACAGGGACGAAGGCTGTATTCGAGACAGCGAAAGCGGAACAGAATAGAACACCcactcttccctcttcccttgtCTTCCAAACAGACAACTCTGAGTGACGGAGGCCGGTGTTCtgtgtttatgtgtgtgtgtgccagaCTTGTTCCACACACTACGTACACAACAAAACGAGCAATAAGAAAAAAACCAAAGTTGGCAGAGTTACATAGAAGATGCAGAAGTAACACCTACATATATAGGTAGATAGATCCGCAACGTTAGGTAGTCCCAGTCGCTGCTACGGGCATGGCACGTTGCTCGCACCGTCTTCAGGGATACGCGCCACCTCTACCGAGCTGATTCTCGGCCAAGGTGAGAGGGAAGGTAGAACAACTGTCCCGAAAGCGGCATCGACCTCCATGCCGCCCACGTCTTTGCCGCGGCCTCGACGCCTGGGATGTTTTGGgtgaagagcagcgagggcCTGTGCACCGATATCATCCGCGGAGAGAGATTCACAATGCGCAGGTGCTCGAACTTGCGCACGCGACTCGATGCGACGTAAACGAGGTGGTCACACGGAAACATATCGCCGGCGTCAAAGAGCACGGCATGGTCCAGCGTAACGCCTTGGACTTTGTGCACGGTAAACGCGTAGGCCGGTGTCAACGGGATGCAGGCAGCATCCACGGTGAAGCACCAGTCCTGCTTCGTGATCGAAATCGGCAGCGTGATCCAAGGAATCGCGACATCTTTGCCGTCTGCGTCCATCCGCACTACAGGCACCTGCACAGCGCTTGCGGCGCCGCCCGGTCCGTTCCCTGTGGAATACACGGCGACACGCTCTAGCAGGTTTGCCGGAGTCGCACGCGCCTTCATCTCCTCCGGCAACAGACCCTTACACGCCGAGAACGATCGAAACCCAACCACCCTGCCAAGAGAGCCGTTCACATACTGAAGCGTCAAGTTGCGTAGCAGCATCACACGACACCCGACTTTCAGCAGCTTATCCTGGAGCACGGTATCCTTTCGGATAGCCTGGCGCAAGCTCTCCTGCATAAACGGTTGCAGCCGACGCGTTAGCTGCCGCGCATCCACAGCTTCCACACGCACGAGTTCTCGCGGAAACATAGCACCCAGTGGCTGCAGGCGAGCGACTGCACGTGCGTACTCCTGAGCGCCATTGAGGTTCCCCGACGTGGCCTTGCCGTTTCGGGCGCTGGGGACTCCAGACCACATCTCCAGAACGTTCTTCACAGTGCATCGTCGGTCCTCTGCGATGCAGTGAGttgcgccactgcagcgcacacacacggcagACAAGGATGTGGAGTACGAGAGCGGTGAGGGGAGGCCGTAGACCTGCACGGAGCCGCGAGGAAAGAGGCAAACCTCCTCCAGGTTACGAGCGACGCCAATCGCCTCCATGTCCCGTagtcgccctcgctgcttgAGCGCACTTCTAGCACTTCCAGTAGGGGAACAGAAACGATAGTGCACAAGCAGTGCGGCTCCCCActggccgccgtcgtcggcatCTTCTTGTCTCTGCCCTGTTGTAGTACCAAAGGTAGGCGGGCGCATCGCCTCTGTCATGGTGAGCTGCGTTGGAAAAAGtcgctcctctccctccagcTCCAACATCTTGCGGTCGTTGTAGTTCTTGACAGCCCCCTTGGTCGGTAAAAGGCGCACGGCATCCTCGACCGCCGCGTTCAGAAAACCGGAGCGCGACAGTCGATAGGGAAGCCTGCCCTGCCGCAGGCGATTCAAGTCGGCGGCGAACCGTTGAtcctgctggcgctgtggtTCTCGAAGCTGCACATGAAGGAGATAGTGAGTGAAGCACCAGCTCTCAAACATGGGCTTGTCATAGTACCACaggtcgcagcggcggccctTCCCGGCGCTACAATGAGAAGCACGGGAGACTCGTTTCCTTTTGCTGTGTTTGGCAGCCGATGCGCTCTCTACCTCAGACGCGgccgcgtcgacggcggtgcggcacgacttctctgccgcctcaACGGGGATCGTGGCCTCGTCTGCGGACGGCTGCGCATCGTCGCTCTCAGGACTGACGCACTGGCAGACGATGCAGTCGTCGTCTTTGTTGGGCCTTCCGTCACCAACTTGACggtaccgccgccgcctgccgaAAGGGGCGCCGACCGAGGCGAACGGCGTGAGTTGCAGAAAGTCGCCGGAGAGAATCATCTGCAAACCCCCGAACGGCTGACTGGCGTCACGCCCTGCCATGCGACGGGCGGCCCGCTCAAAAGACTCAAGCACCCCCGCGTGAAGCATGGAAACCTCGTCGATGACCACTACGTCCACCTCCGCGAGGACCCCGGTGTTTCTGAATCGCAGTCGACGCGGGTGTCCGAGTTTGTCGACCGAGGACCCTGTTGCGAAGTCGTCTACGACCACCTCTTCCTCGATTCCttcaccatcgccgccccCGCTCTCTTGACCGTCGTCGATGTCGAAGGCGGCATCCGTgggtggcggctgcgtcgaCAGGTCCGTCATATCATCTGGGGTGGGTAGAGGCACGCCAAAGGTGCTGTGAAAAGTGTTGCCACCGATGTTCAACGCGGCGATACCGGTGGAAGCCGTGATGGCGATGCGGTATCCCTGTGCCGTCAGTTTCGCTGCGATGGCGCGCAATAGGTGCGACTTGCCGGTCCCCGCCTCGCCCCCAATGAACAGCGATGCACCTTGGCACGCCAAGTCGCACACAGTGGCTTGCTCCCGTGTCAGCAGAGATTCCGTTACTGCTTTGTCTTTCGCCGGCAAAAACACAACGTCGGAGGCCGTGCTCGCCCCTGTCAgatcagcagcaccggcaacGTCAAATCCACTGCGGCGCTCCATCTCCCCTTTCTTCGCCATTGACTGTGATCCACTGTTCTGCGAACGGCACTTTGTCCAATGCTCACTGCATCCGGTACGctgtgcagccgcagacCTGAACGCGTCCGGGGTCGAAGCACCCGTTGGGAATTGCGGAGCCCCACACCGGggcggtagcggcggtgCATTCTCCCAGTGAACAGttgcggtggcggaggtaGCGGCTGCGCTTCCCTTCACGCGCGTCTCGACTTTTTGTGTGAACTTTTTCTGCGCTATTCCGCACCGGATCGAGCGGCACCgcatcgaaaaaaaaaacgaagagagTTGTGCGAGTAAGGGTTCtgataaaaaaaaagagttCACCGTCGAACCAAGGAGGTCGCCCTCTCTGCctgagcagcggcgttcGGTTCCAGCGACCCTCAACGCCTGTGTTGGCCTTGTCTGTGCGTGTAGGTGCCAGTGCAGAATCGTAGTCAAGAGTGGAGCACAGAGTGGCAACGATGATACGAGAGAGTGCAATGGAtgagaggtggtggtggtggggataCAAAAAAGCAAGTGCGAaaggagagcagcgccgccctgaggagggaggcgcacgTAGACAtgcccacacacatacacaaagCAAGAGGAGCGGGGAGTGGCGGAGCAGCCAGTCCCCGCAAAAGAAGCGCTCACAAACATGTGCACAACACACCGAGCGGCCGAGAATTGCGGATCGCTTCGCTGGAGGTGAGTGCTTGGAtggtgcggcggcatccGTCGCTGGGCTGCACGGCTTTCACTGATGTGCTGTACGCACGTCAacgctcttctccttttgTATCGTCTCGCAAGACTACAAAAACGCACAGCTCCGTCTCTCATCGCGTGCGGGCGTCGGTGCCTACGGCAAAGGGTACCGACGCGTGCCCGCTTTGGTCTCTAGGGGACGGgccggggaggaggaggggggggggcggacgccgtcgtcgttgcgaccctccccccgctccctccccccaccccccacccaaaaaaagaaaaggaaacggTGGGCACCAAAAGTGAATGCGGATCTATTTATCCAAAACAACAGTAAAAGAagaacacacacagcgcgaacgtccagcggcggcggggcgaAGATGCACGCCACACGACAGCATTGCCGGCACGGCGCGAGCGGCGTGATAAAAGACACGGCGATGGTGTCCTCCTGACATCATGAAGCAAAGGAGGACGTCTATGAAAAGCACTGAATGACAAGCCCAGGAGGCCAAGAGGCACAAGAAACAGCTGCGTTTTCGCTTACACATCCATGAAGCGAAGCACCGGTGGCGGGGGTGCGAACTCGGCGTTTCGTGACCGCGCAGAGACCGTGACGCGCTGATAGGATGGGATGTcctggcgctgctcctcggcgACCAGGGAGTGTAAGGACTGCCGAAGCAGTTTCAGCTGGCGGTGCTCCTCGGCTGTCACGTAcaagcggtggcagcgcacaGGTGGGAGCCGGTACTCCTCCGTGTCGCCCTCAGAGTCGATGAGCCCGCGCATTCGCAGAAGGGCAAACAGCTCCGCACCGGTGACGGGGCAGAGAATAGTAGCCTCCACGTTCAGAGAAATCGGCTTTGGTCGTGCAGCTGCCTTCGGCGCTGACTTGCGTGACCTGGCAGCCGTGGACGTACTCCC is from Leishmania infantum JPCM5 genome chromosome 32 and encodes:
- the PMI gene encoding phosphomannose isomerase; this encodes MSELVKLEVGHQDYAWGKDAASSFVAKMKGLTNDKSGKMFAELWVGTHPNCPSRIADGDAQLLEEFLKQPENKKKYFSEAHQATTFRDTVPYLLKILSIRTALSIQAHPCKKLAEKLHAARPDKYKDPNHKPELICALTPFEALCCFRPLGAIIAYLKRIPELAELVGADAVLGQYMMAPESALPATDSDEEKQSLKAMITNVYAASDDIVTKALRLHLQRIEETGAQCAEDELFVRIYRQYPDDVGCWMVYFLNYVQMVPGEALFLSDSEPHAYISGDGVEIMACSDNVVRAGLTPKWKDVPTLISMLKYDTTGLASARHEKKSSEDAAQWQVQYYRPPAQFPDFSLYRMQYEHASGKGTTSVTLPTIGLGFCLEGSAKVNGTTVNAGDCFAVPYGKVTCQAEGAKALVFVASTNDLSDR
- a CDS encoding putative DNA repair and recombination protein,mitochondrial precursor — translated: MPPHHPSTHLQRSDPQFSAARCVVHMFVSASFAGTGCSATPRSSCFVYVCGHVYVRLPPQGGAALLSHLLFCIPTTTTSHPLHSLVSSLPLCAPLLTTILHWHLHAQTRPTQALRVAGTERRCSGREGDLLGSTVNSFFLSEPLLAQLSSFFFSMRCRSIRCGIAQKKFTQKVETRVKGSAAATSATATVHWENAPPLPPRCGAPQFPTGASTPDAFRSAAAQRTGCSEHWTKCRSQNSGSQSMAKKGEMERRSGFDVAGAADLTGASTASDVVFLPAKDKAVTESLLTREQATVCDLACQGASLFIGGEAGTGKSHLLRAIAAKLTAQGYRIAITASTGIAALNIGGNTFHSTFGVPLPTPDDMTDLSTQPPPTDAAFDIDDGQESGGGDGEGIEEEVVVDDFATGSSVDKLGHPRRLRFRNTGVLAEVDVVVIDEVSMLHAGVLESFERAARRMAGRDASQPFGGLQMILSGDFLQLTPFASVGAPFGRRRRYRQVGDGRPNKDDDCIVCQCVSPESDDAQPSADEATIPVEAAEKSCRTAVDAAASEVESASAAKHSKRKRVSRASHCSAGKGRRCDLWYYDKPMFESWCFTHYLLHVQLREPQRQQDQRFAADLNRLRQGRLPYRLSRSGFLNAAVEDAVRLLPTKGAVKNYNDRKMLELEGEERLFPTQLTMTEAMRPPTFGTTTGQRQEDADDGGQWGAALLVHYRFCSPTGSARSALKQRGRLRDMEAIGVARNLEEVCLFPRGSVQVYGLPSPLSYSTSLSAVCVRCSGATHCIAEDRRCTVKNVLEMWSGVPSARNGKATSGNLNGAQEYARAVARLQPLGAMFPRELVRVEAVDARQLTRRLQPFMQESLRQAIRKDTVLQDKLLKVGCRVMLLRNLTLQYVNGSLGRVVGFRSFSACKGLLPEEMKARATPANLLERVAVYSTGNGPGGAASAVQVPVVRMDADGKDVAIPWITLPISITKQDWCFTVDAACIPLTPAYAFTVHKVQGVTLDHAVLFDAGDMFPCDHLVYVASSRVRKFEHLRIVNLSPRMISVHRPSLLFTQNIPGVEAAAKTWAAWRSMPLSGQLFYLPSHLGRESAR